In Paenibacillus sonchi, a single genomic region encodes these proteins:
- a CDS encoding serine hydrolase domain-containing protein → MKRKEKTIFFRGLALSMMIAASLTVLWGFSTHMKAESAQPPTAGSTEEFKQLLDRKVPQWQETYGVPGVAVGVIHNGKVAYTLNYGVADTKSHQPVGKDTLFEAGSISKSLTAWGILHLVDQGLLSLDDPAAKYLTRWKLPDSRFDPSQVTIRRLLSHTAGLPAHRGYLGTAPGKKLPALEESLSGAGWSNDPVRVAVAPGTQEVYSGAGYTLLQLVIEEVTGQPFEQYMDEQVLKPLGMKHSTFAATTGSPFMSTGYGYFGQALPDYQFTEKAAAGLSTTSADLVSLIIDSMNGRNGQLPVNQVAAKPLIQEMQTPVLTDSGLGIFTRTLPDGQVMLYHPGDNRGFHSFYGFVPESGDGLAVLTNSENGIDLRQDIYNAWVRSLTGSVPDGADALAAGRQTNAYITQGLAAALGLYLVIFSIRLRKRRRVFITKHSQQPFIRLGIRVVLLTATGTLLFLVSYSWSILGLQSGLKNIVLVVFAWHLILLAAGFFPKTRIRK, encoded by the coding sequence ATGAAGCGTAAAGAAAAAACAATATTTTTCCGGGGGCTTGCCCTCAGCATGATGATTGCCGCAAGCTTGACAGTTCTATGGGGCTTCTCCACCCACATGAAAGCCGAGTCCGCTCAGCCGCCCACTGCCGGAAGCACAGAGGAATTCAAGCAATTGCTGGACCGCAAAGTCCCCCAGTGGCAGGAGACTTACGGGGTACCTGGTGTGGCAGTAGGTGTGATACATAACGGGAAAGTCGCCTACACTCTGAATTATGGGGTTGCCGATACTAAAAGTCACCAGCCTGTGGGTAAGGATACACTATTCGAGGCAGGGTCGATCTCCAAAAGCCTGACCGCATGGGGCATCCTGCATCTTGTAGACCAAGGTCTGCTCTCCCTGGATGATCCGGCGGCAAAATACCTTACGCGGTGGAAGCTGCCGGATTCCAGGTTTGATCCGAGCCAGGTGACAATCCGGCGGTTGCTTAGCCATACCGCAGGCTTGCCTGCGCACCGAGGCTATCTGGGAACCGCTCCGGGAAAAAAGCTTCCGGCACTGGAGGAATCGTTATCCGGAGCCGGTTGGTCCAACGATCCTGTAAGAGTGGCCGTAGCTCCCGGCACTCAGGAAGTGTATTCAGGTGCAGGTTATACACTGCTGCAGCTGGTGATCGAGGAAGTGACCGGCCAGCCGTTTGAACAGTACATGGACGAGCAGGTGCTGAAGCCGTTAGGGATGAAGCACAGCACCTTCGCAGCAACCACCGGCAGTCCCTTCATGTCTACTGGATATGGATATTTCGGTCAGGCGCTGCCGGATTATCAATTTACCGAAAAAGCCGCCGCCGGCCTATCCACCACCTCTGCTGATCTGGTGTCATTGATTATAGACAGCATGAATGGGCGGAATGGACAGCTGCCGGTCAACCAAGTGGCCGCAAAACCGCTTATTCAGGAGATGCAGACACCGGTTCTGACTGACAGCGGTTTAGGAATCTTCACAAGAACCCTGCCGGACGGTCAGGTGATGTTGTATCATCCGGGGGATAACCGCGGATTCCATAGCTTTTACGGGTTCGTCCCGGAGTCCGGCGACGGGCTTGCAGTTCTGACAAACAGCGAGAACGGAATTGACTTGCGGCAGGATATTTATAATGCATGGGTCCGGTCACTTACCGGTTCTGTACCCGATGGAGCCGATGCACTTGCCGCCGGAAGACAGACTAATGCATACATCACGCAAGGACTTGCAGCCGCGCTCGGCCTATATCTGGTTATCTTTTCCATCCGCTTGCGCAAGCGGAGAAGAGTGTTCATAACGAAGCATTCACAGCAGCCTTTTATCCGGCTCGGGATACGCGTGGTTCTGCTTACAGCAACCGGTACTTTATTGTTCCTGGTCTCTTATTCCTGGAGCATTTTGGGTCTCCAGTCCGGCTTAAAAAACATCGTACTCGTGGTTTTTGCCTGGCATCTCATTTTGCTCGCCGCCGGCTTTTTCCCGAAGACCAGAATACGGAAGTGA
- a CDS encoding cation:proton antiporter: protein MNHFDEIFIQVLILLAVSMGVIAVAKKLNQPYSIALVVVGLLLGFVHIPVLEEAEVFITQSHVFQAIIISLFLPILLGDATLKLPFSHLKEQSKPVLALAFGGTLLSFLIIGLAVYFGLGLPLIVSFTFAALMSATDPISVISIFKSLGVPKNVVTIIEGESLFNDGIAVVLFQISSVYLLSYMEMGWAGIGSGILLFLKFALGGILVGAIMGYLFSQLIRLYDDFPLEIGFSMLLFFGSYFISEHFHVSGVIAVAVSGLIFGNYGARIGMSETTKTNINSFWDVITLVANSLIFLMIGLEIKNIDFSDKWWLMLAAIVIVLLGRTIALYSSLAFLKNFPGSWKAVLNWGGLKGSLSIALALSLPMSFEGRQDILVLTFSVVLFSLLVQGLSIKPLVKKLGLSQDSRSTP from the coding sequence ATGAATCATTTCGATGAAATCTTCATTCAGGTTCTAATCCTGCTTGCTGTATCCATGGGCGTTATAGCGGTTGCCAAAAAGCTTAACCAGCCATATTCCATTGCACTGGTAGTGGTTGGACTGCTGCTGGGTTTTGTGCATATTCCCGTCTTGGAGGAGGCGGAGGTTTTTATCACACAGTCGCATGTGTTTCAAGCAATTATCATTTCTTTATTCCTGCCGATCCTTTTGGGTGACGCCACACTGAAGCTGCCCTTTTCGCATTTGAAAGAACAGAGCAAACCGGTGCTTGCTTTGGCTTTTGGCGGAACGCTGCTGTCATTTCTGATTATCGGTCTTGCGGTATATTTCGGCTTGGGACTGCCCTTGATTGTATCCTTTACATTTGCGGCGCTGATGAGCGCAACAGACCCGATAAGCGTCATATCCATCTTCAAATCTCTCGGTGTGCCCAAAAATGTGGTAACCATCATTGAAGGGGAGTCTCTTTTCAATGACGGTATTGCTGTTGTACTGTTCCAGATTTCCTCTGTGTACCTGCTCTCATACATGGAAATGGGATGGGCGGGAATCGGCAGCGGTATTCTGCTGTTTCTGAAGTTTGCGCTCGGGGGCATCCTGGTTGGTGCCATTATGGGTTATTTGTTCTCACAGCTGATCCGCCTGTATGATGATTTTCCGCTGGAGATTGGTTTTTCCATGCTGCTGTTTTTTGGGAGCTACTTCATTTCAGAGCACTTCCATGTCTCCGGAGTTATAGCGGTTGCCGTTAGCGGGTTGATCTTCGGCAATTATGGAGCACGGATCGGCATGTCCGAAACTACGAAGACGAACATTAATTCCTTTTGGGATGTGATCACCCTCGTGGCGAATTCCTTGATCTTCCTGATGATTGGGCTGGAAATTAAAAATATTGATTTCTCGGACAAATGGTGGCTGATGCTGGCTGCGATTGTTATCGTATTACTTGGCAGAACCATCGCACTCTACTCAAGTCTTGCGTTCTTGAAGAATTTCCCCGGCTCCTGGAAGGCAGTGCTGAATTGGGGCGGATTGAAGGGAAGCCTGTCGATTGCGCTCGCCTTAAGTCTGCCCATGTCTTTTGAAGGGAGGCAGGACATCTTGGTGCTGACGTTCAGCGTGGTCCTGTTCTCACTTCTGGTGCAAGGCTTGTCGATCAAGCCGCTGGTGAAGAAGCTTGGGTTAAGTCAGGATTCCCGGTCAACGCCATAA
- the fucU gene encoding L-fucose mutarotase produces the protein MLNKIPKLLSPELVKAMMEMGHGDELVLADANFPGHALHSRVIRCDGTGIPELLDAILELFPLDHYADYQAALMSVVPGDSTVPVVWDTYKEIISGHDKEAVITHEERFAFYTRARSAYAIVVTGEEALYGNIILKKGVIKSV, from the coding sequence ATGCTGAACAAAATCCCCAAGCTGCTCTCTCCCGAACTGGTGAAGGCCATGATGGAAATGGGCCACGGCGACGAACTTGTGCTTGCCGACGCCAACTTCCCCGGACATGCGCTGCATTCCAGAGTCATCCGCTGCGACGGCACCGGTATTCCAGAGCTGCTGGACGCGATTCTGGAGCTGTTCCCGCTGGATCATTATGCGGACTATCAGGCCGCCCTGATGAGTGTCGTACCGGGAGATTCCACAGTCCCCGTGGTCTGGGACACCTATAAGGAAATCATTTCGGGACATGACAAGGAAGCGGTAATCACTCATGAAGAACGTTTTGCCTTCTATACCCGCGCCCGAAGTGCTTATGCCATTGTGGTGACCGGGGAGGAAGCGCTGTACGGCAATATCATCCTGAAAAAAGGTGTTATAAAGAGCGTTTGA
- a CDS encoding DeoR/GlpR family DNA-binding transcription regulator, which yields MRAFERRELIINKLYRHKKVHVADLAQDFDVSEETIRRDLEKLDKEGIAKKSYGGAILNVHTNEDPSYSHRHAVNIEAKRAIAESVLDLINDGDSLMTDTSSTAFEALKKITEAKKNLTIITNSLVVLSEFQHSGHKLISTGGVLGAETNSFVGPSASHTIQRYNVDAALFSCKALSMTGGLSDSNEAESELKILMRQQASKAVLLADHSKFDRIAFVRLFSFDEIDYIVTDGKPSDEWISFLNKYQVSLLHNPAE from the coding sequence GTGAGAGCGTTCGAACGCCGAGAACTCATTATCAATAAGCTGTACCGCCACAAAAAAGTCCATGTCGCTGACCTGGCCCAGGATTTCGATGTTTCCGAAGAAACGATCCGCAGAGATCTGGAGAAGCTGGACAAAGAGGGCATTGCGAAAAAAAGCTATGGCGGGGCCATCCTGAATGTCCACACCAACGAGGACCCTTCCTACTCCCACAGACATGCGGTGAATATTGAAGCCAAGCGGGCCATTGCCGAAAGTGTCCTGGACCTGATCAATGACGGCGACAGCCTGATGACAGATACCAGCTCTACCGCCTTCGAGGCGCTGAAGAAAATTACCGAAGCCAAAAAAAACCTGACGATCATTACCAATTCACTGGTCGTCCTCTCCGAGTTTCAGCATTCCGGGCACAAGCTGATTTCCACCGGCGGTGTGCTGGGAGCGGAGACCAACTCTTTTGTCGGGCCGAGCGCTTCCCATACCATTCAGCGGTATAACGTGGATGCGGCGCTGTTCAGCTGCAAAGCCCTCTCGATGACGGGGGGACTGAGCGATTCCAATGAAGCCGAAAGCGAGCTTAAGATTCTTATGCGGCAGCAGGCGAGCAAAGCCGTCCTTCTGGCCGACCATTCCAAGTTTGACCGGATTGCTTTTGTCAGGCTGTTTAGCTTTGACGAGATTGATTATATCGTTACCGACGGGAAGCCCTCGGACGAGTGGATCTCTTTTCTGAACAAATATCAGGTATCGCTTCTCCATAATCCCGCAGAGTAA
- a CDS encoding L-fucose isomerase, producing the protein MTTHYPKIGIRPTIDGRRRGVRESLEVQTMGMAERVAAFLQDNLRYPDGSPVECVIADSTIGGVKEASAAQAKFSSANVGVSITVTPCWCYGSETMDMDATIPHAVWGFNGTERPGAVYLAAVLSAYAQKGIPAFGIYGEDVQDSGSEEIPADVQTKLLRFAKSALAVALMKGNSYLSMGSVSMGIAGSIVNDQFFQEYLGMRNEYIDMSEFVRRFEEGIYDQEEFARALQWTKENCRIGPDNNPAHLQVSSEEKAVQLETCVKMALIGRDLMIGNPVLAELGFAEEAQGHNALAAGFQGQRQWTDHFPNGDFMETILNSSFDWNGKRAPYILATENDSLNGVTMLFNYLLTNTAQIFADVRTYWSPAAVKRVTGYELQGEAAGGLLHLINSGSAALDGAGEQSRDGKPVIKPFWEITDEEVEATLKATQFRAASQEYFRGGGFSTDYLTKGGMPVTMARLNLVKGLGPVLQLAEGYTVELPEEVHRTLDERTDPTWPTTWFAPVLTGSGSFSSVYDVMNNWGANHGAISYGHIGADLITLASMLRIPVSMHNVEESRIFRPRVWSLFGTESLEAADYRACRNFGPLY; encoded by the coding sequence ATGACAACTCATTATCCCAAAATCGGCATCCGCCCAACGATTGACGGGAGACGCCGCGGCGTACGCGAATCACTGGAAGTCCAGACGATGGGCATGGCGGAGCGGGTCGCGGCTTTTCTGCAGGACAATCTGCGTTACCCTGACGGTTCACCTGTAGAATGTGTGATTGCTGATTCTACGATCGGCGGTGTGAAGGAAGCTTCGGCCGCACAGGCCAAATTCTCAAGTGCCAATGTAGGCGTATCCATTACCGTGACACCTTGCTGGTGTTATGGCTCGGAAACGATGGATATGGATGCCACCATCCCGCATGCGGTATGGGGGTTCAATGGTACGGAACGGCCCGGTGCGGTCTATCTTGCCGCTGTCTTGTCGGCGTACGCCCAGAAGGGCATTCCGGCTTTTGGGATCTATGGGGAGGATGTGCAGGATTCCGGCAGCGAGGAAATCCCGGCTGATGTGCAGACCAAGCTGCTGCGGTTCGCCAAGTCGGCACTTGCCGTTGCCTTGATGAAGGGGAACTCCTACCTGTCTATGGGTTCGGTTTCCATGGGCATCGCCGGTTCGATTGTCAATGACCAGTTCTTTCAGGAGTACCTGGGCATGCGCAATGAATATATCGATATGTCCGAGTTCGTCCGCCGTTTCGAGGAAGGGATTTACGATCAGGAGGAATTTGCCCGCGCGCTGCAGTGGACGAAGGAAAACTGCCGGATTGGACCCGACAATAACCCGGCGCACCTGCAGGTCAGCAGCGAAGAGAAGGCAGTCCAGCTGGAAACCTGCGTCAAGATGGCGCTCATCGGCCGCGACCTGATGATCGGCAATCCGGTACTGGCTGAGCTGGGATTTGCAGAAGAAGCTCAAGGCCACAACGCGCTCGCCGCCGGTTTCCAGGGGCAGCGGCAATGGACGGATCATTTCCCGAACGGTGACTTCATGGAGACGATCCTGAATTCCTCCTTCGACTGGAACGGTAAGCGCGCGCCTTATATTCTGGCTACGGAGAATGACAGCCTGAACGGGGTGACTATGCTGTTCAATTACTTGCTGACGAATACGGCGCAGATATTTGCCGATGTCCGCACCTACTGGAGCCCGGCCGCAGTGAAGCGGGTCACCGGATATGAGCTGCAGGGCGAGGCGGCGGGCGGCCTGCTCCATCTGATCAATTCAGGCTCCGCCGCGCTGGACGGCGCAGGTGAACAGAGCAGGGACGGTAAGCCGGTAATCAAGCCGTTCTGGGAGATCACAGATGAAGAGGTGGAAGCTACCCTGAAGGCAACACAGTTCCGTGCGGCATCGCAGGAATACTTCCGCGGCGGCGGCTTCTCTACCGATTATCTGACCAAAGGCGGTATGCCTGTAACGATGGCGCGCCTTAATCTGGTTAAGGGGCTGGGGCCTGTTCTGCAGCTGGCGGAAGGTTATACTGTGGAGCTTCCTGAGGAGGTACACCGCACGCTGGATGAACGGACCGATCCTACCTGGCCGACAACCTGGTTCGCCCCTGTTCTGACCGGTTCCGGTTCGTTCAGCTCGGTATACGATGTGATGAACAATTGGGGGGCCAATCACGGAGCAATCAGCTATGGGCATATTGGTGCGGACCTGATTACACTGGCATCCATGCTGCGCATCCCGGTGAGTATGCACAATGTGGAGGAATCACGGATCTTCAGACCGCGCGTCTGGTCGCTGTTCGGAACGGAGAGCCTCGAAGCTGCCGACTACCGGGCCTGCCGGAATTTCGGACCGCTATATTAA
- a CDS encoding rhamnulokinase — protein MSKLKKLLAVDLGASSGRVILGTYDGSRIVTEELHRFANTPVEAGGHLYWNVPELLKEIKQGILLAVQAGNEIASLSVDTWGVDYGFVDHAGKLLNAPHHYRDQRVGKYRARLEELLPPEEQFRLTGNQPDPINTVYQLFADLQEDPMLQEQVGHILMMPDLFLYLLSGASSAERTILSTSGLLDAVTGEPSSEVFGRLGIPTRLIPPRVEAGIAIGTLRPELCAKLGCGPIRVIAGASHDTASAVASIPYADKDGAAFISCGTWSLVGMETKAPVITPLSYEYGFTNEGCCGNGNRLLKNITGLWLLQETRRVWAEAGEALSFSEMTALAGKEGAAQSFIEPNDPLFSTPGDMPGRIAEYCRSSGQRVPETKGAILRTILDSLAKSYASTLQELEEITGTRIRKVHMVGGGIQNKLLCQLTADASGREIIAGPVEASALGNLLVQLAALGELDFSRAAEVVGASETLTVYRPNK, from the coding sequence ATGAGCAAGCTGAAGAAGCTGCTGGCCGTTGACCTTGGGGCAAGCTCGGGTAGAGTGATTCTCGGCACCTATGACGGAAGCAGGATTGTTACGGAGGAGCTGCACCGGTTTGCCAATACCCCGGTGGAGGCCGGGGGCCATTTGTACTGGAACGTTCCGGAGCTGCTTAAGGAGATCAAGCAGGGAATTCTGCTGGCGGTCCAGGCTGGCAATGAAATTGCTAGTCTAAGTGTGGATACCTGGGGAGTAGATTATGGCTTTGTGGATCATGCGGGGAAGCTGCTGAATGCCCCGCATCATTACCGCGACCAGCGGGTAGGCAAATACCGTGCCCGGCTGGAGGAGCTGCTGCCGCCGGAGGAGCAGTTCCGTCTGACCGGCAATCAGCCGGACCCGATCAATACGGTCTATCAGTTGTTCGCCGATTTGCAGGAGGACCCCATGCTTCAGGAGCAGGTTGGCCACATTCTCATGATGCCGGATTTGTTCCTGTACCTGCTGTCTGGAGCCTCTTCTGCGGAGCGGACGATACTGAGCACAAGCGGGCTGCTGGACGCCGTTACGGGTGAACCTTCTTCGGAGGTATTCGGCAGACTTGGCATCCCAACCAGGCTGATTCCGCCCCGTGTTGAAGCGGGAATCGCTATCGGCACGCTGCGGCCCGAGCTCTGTGCCAAGCTCGGATGCGGGCCCATCCGCGTGATTGCCGGCGCTTCCCATGATACGGCTTCAGCCGTAGCTTCGATTCCTTACGCGGACAAGGACGGCGCGGCGTTTATCAGCTGCGGCACCTGGTCCTTGGTCGGGATGGAAACGAAGGCGCCGGTCATTACCCCGTTAAGCTATGAATATGGCTTCACGAATGAAGGCTGCTGCGGCAACGGCAACCGGCTGCTTAAGAACATTACCGGCCTGTGGCTGCTGCAGGAAACGCGGAGGGTCTGGGCTGAAGCCGGTGAAGCGCTCAGCTTCAGCGAGATGACCGCGCTTGCCGGGAAGGAGGGGGCGGCACAGTCTTTTATTGAGCCTAATGATCCGCTCTTCAGCACGCCCGGCGATATGCCGGGACGGATCGCGGAATACTGCCGGAGCAGCGGCCAACGGGTGCCGGAAACCAAAGGAGCCATCCTCCGCACGATTCTGGATAGCCTCGCCAAGTCCTACGCATCCACGCTTCAGGAGCTGGAGGAAATAACAGGCACCCGGATCCGCAAGGTTCATATGGTCGGAGGGGGCATACAGAACAAGCTCCTCTGCCAGTTGACGGCGGATGCGTCCGGAAGAGAGATTATCGCCGGTCCCGTTGAAGCCAGTGCGCTGGGGAATCTGCTGGTACAGCTGGCTGCGCTGGGGGAACTGGATTTCAGCCGCGCCGCTGAAGTCGTTGGCGCATCCGAGACCCTGACGGTGTACCGGCCGAATAAATGA
- a CDS encoding LTA synthase family protein — MKKSLNSILNRPILLFTFVLLLKSAVAWFVVFSDGPNWSMVFTEIPFFIIVFSLIEWLSSKRKILYYMIANLFITVIYFAVLMYYKYYGVIATYHALQQADKVTKVGESTYSLITPYYLFIFVDIVFFLFFMFRPKYIAKWKERGTYRISRPVLLTVAAVSLALCFFNIWPNHASMNEIKKAESMGILNYEVYTLFADSTENEELIDSKEITQQAVDTVKGVQPPQQPQYAGADKGKNLIIVQMESFQNFLIGLTIDGQEITPNINKLAHSNTYFNNFYTNAGQGTTSDAEFVVNSSFYVPKNEPATSSPYMNKSVPSLPKLLSANGYFTATFHTNSVEFWNRKALYQAIGFDKYYDQSFYGDDDHIAFGSSDEVLFAKTVPELAALDAKDQPFYAMVISMSAHHPFRIPEEKFKMKLPERLEGTLLGDYIQAQNYADYAMGQFLKDLKTSGLWDDSLIVFYGDHQGVPMYTLGEDEKALLQEMIGHEYGYTDMFNIPFIVHSPGGSLPAVVDRTGGQIDILPTVSNLLGVPLQNQLHFGEDLLNSDSNLIPFRHFLPTGSFVNNTSIYLTGNDYADGSNYSLSDNSVVQGGSTEAQFEAAERLLNLSNSYLLQLPDRPDQQ; from the coding sequence ATGAAGAAATCATTGAATAGCATTTTAAACCGGCCGATTCTATTATTCACCTTCGTGCTGCTGCTCAAAAGCGCCGTGGCCTGGTTTGTCGTGTTCAGCGACGGTCCGAACTGGAGTATGGTCTTCACCGAAATTCCCTTTTTCATCATTGTATTCAGTCTGATTGAATGGCTGTCCTCCAAACGGAAGATTCTGTACTACATGATTGCGAATTTGTTCATCACGGTGATTTATTTTGCCGTCCTGATGTATTACAAATATTATGGTGTGATTGCGACCTATCATGCACTGCAGCAAGCGGATAAGGTTACTAAGGTCGGAGAGAGCACCTATTCCCTGATTACGCCGTATTATCTGTTTATTTTTGTGGATATCGTCTTCTTCCTGTTTTTTATGTTCCGGCCTAAATATATTGCCAAATGGAAGGAGAGAGGCACATACCGCATCAGCCGCCCAGTCCTGCTTACCGTGGCCGCCGTTTCGCTCGCGCTGTGCTTCTTCAATATCTGGCCTAACCATGCGAGCATGAACGAGATAAAAAAAGCGGAGAGCATGGGGATTCTGAACTATGAAGTTTACACGCTGTTCGCGGACAGCACGGAGAACGAAGAGCTTATAGACAGCAAGGAGATTACCCAGCAGGCCGTGGATACGGTTAAAGGGGTTCAACCCCCGCAGCAGCCGCAGTACGCCGGGGCTGACAAGGGCAAAAACCTGATTATCGTGCAGATGGAATCGTTCCAGAACTTTCTGATCGGACTGACCATTGACGGGCAGGAGATCACACCGAACATCAACAAGCTGGCGCACAGCAATACGTACTTCAATAATTTTTACACCAATGCGGGCCAGGGGACGACCTCGGATGCCGAGTTCGTGGTGAACTCCTCATTCTATGTGCCCAAGAATGAACCGGCAACGTCATCGCCTTATATGAACAAATCCGTGCCCAGCCTGCCGAAGCTGCTGAGTGCGAACGGTTATTTTACAGCTACTTTTCACACCAACAGTGTGGAATTCTGGAACCGCAAGGCTCTGTACCAGGCGATAGGCTTTGACAAGTATTATGACCAGAGCTTCTATGGCGATGATGATCATATCGCATTCGGATCTTCGGATGAGGTGCTGTTCGCCAAAACGGTTCCGGAGCTGGCCGCACTTGATGCCAAGGATCAGCCGTTCTATGCGATGGTCATTTCCATGAGCGCCCACCATCCGTTCCGCATTCCCGAGGAGAAGTTCAAGATGAAGCTGCCGGAGCGCTTAGAAGGTACGCTGCTGGGGGACTATATTCAAGCCCAGAATTATGCCGACTATGCGATGGGGCAGTTTCTGAAGGACCTGAAGACCAGCGGACTGTGGGATGACAGCCTGATTGTGTTTTACGGAGATCATCAAGGCGTGCCGATGTACACCCTGGGTGAGGATGAGAAGGCTCTGCTGCAAGAGATGATCGGACATGAGTACGGTTATACGGATATGTTCAATATTCCGTTCATCGTCCACTCGCCGGGCGGCTCTCTGCCTGCGGTTGTAGACCGGACGGGCGGACAGATTGATATTCTGCCGACAGTATCCAATTTGCTGGGCGTGCCGCTGCAGAATCAGCTGCATTTCGGGGAGGATTTGCTCAACTCGGACTCGAACCTTATCCCGTTCAGACATTTCCTGCCTACAGGTTCCTTCGTGAATAATACGAGCATTTATCTGACGGGGAATGATTACGCGGATGGAAGCAACTATAGTCTAAGCGATAATTCGGTCGTCCAGGGCGGCTCTACAGAAGCGCAGTTCGAAGCTGCGGAGCGGCTGCTGAACCTGTCGAACAGCTATCTGCTGCAATTGCCGGACCGTCCGGACCAGCAGTAA
- a CDS encoding MarR family winged helix-turn-helix transcriptional regulator has product MNEDRYDKIDELMEAFQQFSKINWQKNNPSLLKPSEIRVLITIRLGTEKSGKPVLTISDISKMHKVTSPTITQMVNSLLAQGYVVRTSDAQDKRVSGIALTDKGVRLADAAVARIRDTFKGMIDYLGKERSRALIELLNGVYHYFEEINGQLED; this is encoded by the coding sequence ATGAACGAAGACAGATATGACAAAATCGACGAGCTGATGGAAGCATTTCAGCAATTCTCCAAGATCAACTGGCAGAAGAACAATCCATCGCTGCTAAAGCCCAGTGAGATACGCGTGCTGATCACGATCAGATTAGGGACCGAGAAATCCGGGAAGCCGGTGCTTACCATCTCCGACATCAGCAAAATGCACAAGGTCACCTCCCCCACCATCACCCAAATGGTGAACAGCCTGCTGGCGCAGGGCTATGTGGTCCGCACCAGCGATGCCCAGGATAAGCGGGTCAGCGGGATTGCTCTGACAGACAAAGGCGTACGTTTGGCCGACGCTGCTGTGGCCAGAATCCGTGATACGTTCAAGGGGATGATTGACTATCTCGGCAAGGAGCGCAGCAGAGCGCTGATTGAGCTGTTGAACGGGGTCTATCACTATTTTGAAGAAATCAACGGGCAGCTGGAGGACTGA
- a CDS encoding class II aldolase/adducin family protein, which translates to MDELEKKLRLQICDIGKNLFNKDFIAANDGNISARLSETEVLATPTGVSKGYLEPHMLVKVNLQGEILEAQEGYRPSTEVKMHLRIYRELPEMNGVVHAHPPFGTAFAIKGEALDKMMMPESVIAMGEIPLAKYGTPSTEEVPDSIMPFLGKKTAVLLESHGALTWGKDVMGAYMNMERLEYTAKLTFLTRMIHGERELPPNRIEELVALRSFYGM; encoded by the coding sequence ATGGATGAGCTGGAAAAGAAACTGCGTCTGCAAATTTGTGATATCGGCAAAAATCTGTTCAATAAGGATTTTATTGCCGCGAATGACGGCAACATCTCTGCCCGTTTGAGCGAAACTGAGGTGCTGGCTACCCCGACCGGGGTCAGCAAAGGCTACCTGGAGCCGCATATGCTGGTCAAGGTCAACCTTCAGGGAGAGATTCTGGAGGCCCAGGAAGGCTATAGACCTTCAACGGAAGTCAAAATGCATTTGCGGATATACCGCGAGCTTCCCGAGATGAACGGGGTGGTCCATGCGCACCCGCCATTTGGCACTGCTTTTGCCATTAAGGGGGAAGCGCTCGACAAAATGATGATGCCGGAATCCGTAATTGCCATGGGCGAGATCCCGCTGGCTAAATACGGCACGCCTTCCACAGAGGAGGTTCCTGACTCCATCATGCCGTTCCTGGGCAAGAAAACAGCCGTACTGCTGGAAAGCCATGGGGCTTTGACCTGGGGCAAGGATGTAATGGGAGCTTATATGAATATGGAACGGCTGGAATACACCGCCAAGCTGACCTTTTTGACCCGCATGATCCACGGGGAGCGGGAGCTGCCGCCGAACCGGATTGAAGAGCTGGTGGCGCTGCGGTCCTTCTACGGAATGTAA